The Candidatus Auribacterota bacterium DNA segment GTTTTTGTAGAGCGGCGTGATTCCTTTCTTGATCTTACCGTTCAGGTAGAGCGTATAGGGCCCTGCGGGGGTGTCGGCGAGGATATAGAAGTCGAATGGCCGGGTAATATCCTCAGTCAACGCCACGTACAGCGAGAAGGTCTGGCCGGTTGTTAGCGTCCCCGGAACGACGACCAGCGGCGGGATAGGCGTGGCCGTCGGCGTGGGGAATGCCGTGGGAGCCGGAGGCGTAGCCGAAGGTGTCGACGTAGGAGACATTTGGGCTGTCGGTGTCTGAGTGGGCGTGATCGTCGGTGTATCAGTCGGCGTCGGCGTCTCCGTAGGCGTGGACGTTGGAGTAGGAACTTGCATGATGCAGTACAACCCGTTATCAGCAGCGCCGAAGTACACACACATATCACTCCCCAGCGCGGGAGAGGAACGTACATACTCAACAGTCGAATAACTCCATCTCTGCGTCCCGTTGTAATCGAGGGCGTACAGCCTATTGTCACCAGAACCGAAGTACACCCACCCGTCACTCCCCAGCGCGGGAGAGGAATAAATAAGCAAACCAGTCGAATAGCTCCATTTGAGCGCACCATTGGGATTGATGGCGTACAACCTATCGTCATAAGAACCGATATATACCGTCCCGGTCCCACTCTCCAGCGCGGGAGAGGATTCTATATACAAACCAGTCAAATAACTCCAGTTGAGCGCACCATTGGAATTGAGGGCGTACAGCCTATTGTCATGAGAACCGATATAACCGTCCCGGTCCCGCTCTCCAGCGCGGGAGAGCAATAAGAT contains these protein-coding regions:
- a CDS encoding PQQ-binding-like beta-propeller repeat protein, which encodes MYIESSPALESGTGTVYIGSYDDRLYAINPNGALKWSYSTGLLIYSSPALGSDGWVYFGSGDNRLYALDYNGTQRWSYSTVEYVRSSPALGSDMCVYFGAADNGLYCIMQVPTPTSTPTETPTPTDTPTITPTQTPTAQMSPTSTPSATPPAPTAFPTPTATPIPPLVVVPGTLTTGQTFSLYVALTEDITRPFDFYILADTPAGPYTLYLNGKIKKGITPLYKNVKRFTKNFITTVRPAVKIPLSMKGKTITFYTAAIEAGKKPPVRKLSDLTPTTKYVILMDKASAVVN